The following are encoded together in the Triticum dicoccoides isolate Atlit2015 ecotype Zavitan chromosome 6B, WEW_v2.0, whole genome shotgun sequence genome:
- the LOC119326241 gene encoding (+)-neomenthol dehydrogenase-like, producing MDCSSSKETPPHKAWWTGETVAVVTGANRGIGHALAARLAEQGLSVVLTARDEARGEAAAAELRARGLPSVRFRCLDVTDPASVAAFASWIRDHVGGLDILVNNAGVSFNEIDTNSVEHAETVLKTNFYGAKMLIEALLPLFRRSSGTSRILNLSSQLGLLNKVRDPSLRSMLLDEGRLTEQQVEAMASRFLAQVKDGTWQDHGWPAVWTDYAVSKLALNAYSRLLAARLRGAVAVNCFCPGFTRTDMTRGWGKRTAEEAGRVAAGLALLPPADLPTGKFFKWSTPQLYSKL from the exons ATGGACTGCTCGAGTTCCAAAGAGACGCCACCGCACAA GGCGTGGTGGACCGGCGAGACGGTGGCGGTGGTAACGGGGGCCAACCGTGGCATTGGGCACGCGCTGGCCGCGCGCCTGGCGGAGCAGGGGCTGTCCGTGGTGCTCACGGCGCGGGACGAGGCGCgcggggaggccgccgccgccgagctccgcGCCAGGGGTCTCCCGTCCGTGCGTTTCCGCTGCCTCGACGTCACCGACCCCGCCTCTGTCGCCGCCTTCGCCTCCTGGATCCGCGACCACGTCGGCGGCCTCGACATTCTG GTGAACAATGCCGGGGTATCGTTCAACGAGATTGACACCAACTCGGTGGAGCATGCTGAGACAGTCCTAAAGACGAACTTCTATGGAGCCAAGATGCTCATCGAGGCGCTCCTGCCCCTTTTCCGTCGATCCTCTGGGACCAGCCGGATCCTGAACCTCAGCTCCCAGCTTGGCCTTCTCAAt AAGGTGAGGGACCCGTCGTTGAGGAGCATGCTGCTGGACGAGGGCAGGCTGACGGAGCAGCAGGTCGAGGCCATGGCGTCGCGGTTCCTGGCGCAGGTAAAGGACGGGACGTGGCAGGACCACGGGTGGCCGGCCGTGTGGACGGACTACGCGGTCTCCAAGCTGGCCCTcaacgcctactcccgcctcctcgCCGCGCGGCTGCGGGGGGCCGTAGCTGTCAACTGCTTCTGCCCCGGGTTCACGCGGACTGACATGACGCGGGGGTGGGGCAAGCGCACCGCCGAGGAGGCCGGCCGCGTCGCCGCGGGGCTCGCGCTGCTGCCCCCTGCCGACCTCCCCACCGGCAAGTTCTTCAAGTGGTCCACGCCGCAGCTCTACTCCAAGCTCTGA